In Tubulanus polymorphus chromosome 2, tnTubPoly1.2, whole genome shotgun sequence, a single window of DNA contains:
- the LOC141898919 gene encoding cysteine-rich venom protein Mr30-like, with amino-acid sequence MYWDKEAAKAALGWANSMCHARGGGPDHDPITARFIPGRNAYGQNWFCSGGQGTTWQEVIKSWCDEKTEENFSYEEGGNQATGHYSQVMWADSVLVGCAMLYCDVGNKGEYFVCNYARAGNEPGYYGKMDRPYIRSNTTKGSDCGTNYNSKTGLCDCKDVKFCLNGGKMNPKTCKCTCPKVPWIVGPNCELDCSKGVKDEPGFDCVPMDCESDDIFDMCPDFCNLCSGTSGIGEAAKIMSEQPKTTGRMPSQPTGGKKIKNLDLLKPKRPAKTKTTYNAKELREKAEENVEREKWKTEITVDVIRKIIEDYVKGSNPDRELTRINQSVIDKIINRFEQVKSELEKKGKIKDVEAKSKVGRAKKMKNNGKPGI; translated from the exons ATG TACTGGGATAAAGAAGCAGCTAAGGCTGCGCTCGGTTGGGCGAACTCGATGTGTCACGCACGAGGAGGTGGACCAGATCACGATCCTATTACCGCTCGATTTATTCCTG GAAGAAACGCGTACGGTCAGAATTGGTTTTGCTCCGGTGGTCAAGGTACTACATGGCAGGAAGTTATAAAAAGCTGGTGCGATGAAAAGACCGAAGAAAATTTCAGTTACGAAGAAGGTGGAAATCAAGCAACCGGGCATTATTCACAG GTTATGTGGGCAGATAGTGTATTGGTGGGTTGCGCCATGCTCTACTGCGATGTAGGAAATAAAGGCGAATATTTCGTTTGTAATTATGCCCGAGC TGGAAACGAACCTGGTTATTACGGAAAAATGGATAGGCCATACATACGTTCGAATACTACTAAAGGATCTGACTGTGGTACTAATTACAACAGTAAAACCGGCCTGTGTG ATTGCAAAGATGTGAAGTTTTGTTTAAACGGCGGGAAAATGAATCCTAAGACCTGCAAGTGTACCTGTCCCAAAGTACCGTGGATCGTTGGACCTAACTGCGAGC TCGATTGCAGCAAAGGTGTAAAAGATGAACCGGGATTCGATTGTGTCCCGATGGACTGTGAATCGGATGATATATTCGACATGTGTCCAGATTTCTGTAATCTATGTT CGGGAACTAGCGGGATTGGTGAAGCTGCCAAGATAATGA GCGAGCAACCGAAAACAACTGGGAGGATGCCAAGTCAACCAACAGGTggcaaaaaaattaagaacCTTGACTTGCTTAAACCAAAGAGACCCGCAAAAACTAAGACTACCTACAACGCAAAGGAATTGCGCGAGAAAGCTGAAGAGAACGTCGAAAGAGAGAAATGGAAGACAGAAATTACAGTGGACGTCATACGGAAAATTATCGAAGACTACGTGAAAGGATCGAATCCTGACCGAGAACTAACGCGCATCAATCAGAGTGTTATAGACAAAATCATCAACCGATTTGAACAAGTAAAAAGCGAATTGGAGAAAAAAGGCAAGATAAAAGATG TAGAAGCTAAAAGTAAAGTTGGCAGAgctaagaaa